The following are encoded together in the Canis aureus isolate CA01 unplaced genomic scaffold, VMU_Caureus_v.1.0 NW_027326476.1_RagTag, whole genome shotgun sequence genome:
- the LOC144309527 gene encoding testis-specific Y-encoded protein 3-like encodes MAHEEEGEAEEEAVMSETEYMLEEEANLQEEAHKPEEAMEEGQGEEGARELQEQQQGSEHPEAGPSPLECPLEALEALRADMEPTNGRGRRSFAPFQLRLGQRRHHRLQQRSAHMQGIRGFWAKAFGNHPQLSAVISEQDLRMLRFMTNLKVQEVTFPSACRRILLFFGKNSYFQNEVLVKEYVVSAAGYRASHSTPIQWSQHYEREAYRRQTHDNGLNFFNWFCGHHLAGSGRIAELIMDDLWPNVLKYYERKKAPGEGSHRRTGSFKMPR; translated from the exons ATGGCTcacgaggaagagggggaggctgaggaggaggccgtCATGTCTGAGACGGAGTacatgctggaggaggaggcgaaTCTTCAGGAAGAGGCACATAAGCCGGAGGAGGccatggaggagggccagggagaggaaggcgCCAGGGAGCTGCAAGAGCAGCAGCAAGGGTCAGAGCATCCAGAGGCAGGGCCGAGTCCGTTGGAGTGCCCGCTGGAGGCTCTCGAGGCGCTGCGGGCAGACATGGAGCCCACCAATGGAAGAGGCAGGCGCTCCTTTGCTCCGTTCCAGCTCAGGCTGGGTCAGAGAAGGCACCATCGCCTGCAACAGCGAAGCGCCCACATGCAGGGCATCCGTGGCTTCTGGGCCAAGGCT TTTGGGAACCACCCCCAGCTGTCAGCCGTGATCAGTGAGCAAGATCTGCGCATGCTTCGCTTCATGACGAACCTGAAG GTGCAGGAAGTCACCTTTCCCAGTGCCTGCCGCAGGATCCTGCTGTTCTTTGGCAAGAACTCCTACTTCCAGAACGAAGTCCTCGTGAAGGAGTATGTCGTCAGTGCTGCTG GCTACAGAGCGTCGCACTCCACTCCCATCCAGTGGTCGCAGCACTACGAACGGGAGGCCTACCGCCGCCAGACCCACGACAACGGCCTTAACTTCTTCAACTGGTTCTGTGGCCACCACCTTGCCGGGTCAGGCAGGATCGCTGAG ctcatcatggatgacctgtggcccaatgtcctcaagtactacgagaggaagaaggcgccgggagagggaagccacaggaggaCAG GGAGCTTCAAGATGCCGAGATGA